In a genomic window of Methanogenium sp. S4BF:
- a CDS encoding cation:proton antiporter, which produces MSAGIVPPVELQMTLLLFFALAGYLLASRINQSAVVGEILLGLIVGPSVLGLITYTEFVQAIAGLGAVILMFVIGFEFKIEDLTNAKYGIIGIIGIIVPWLGGYGASVAFGFSHESALFIGTALTATSIAITANVLKEMCILDTEFAKAIIGTAVIDDILSLLALSITADVASGTFSIESLAFIIIKQVGFLILIALIGLLVISKMIVKMDQSPIAQRYPEFVFIFAVMIAFLFAAMSEFIGISAIIGAFIAGVSFNGINLIHSRDIAEGAEYLYIIFASVFFVSLGILVDLTALTVPVLLFITVITVIAIVTKVVGCGIPARLLGYSNRDSLAIGFGMSPRGEVAMIVALLGLNLSLIGQDIYASIVVMSILTTVITPLAFRNWLFKKEVAACRAE; this is translated from the coding sequence ATGAGTGCCGGGATAGTGCCACCTGTGGAACTTCAGATGACGCTCCTGCTTTTCTTTGCTCTTGCAGGCTATCTTCTTGCGTCGAGGATCAATCAGTCAGCAGTTGTCGGTGAGATATTGCTTGGCTTAATTGTCGGTCCTTCTGTTCTGGGATTAATAACCTATACGGAGTTCGTCCAGGCGATTGCCGGACTGGGTGCTGTCATCCTCATGTTTGTTATTGGGTTTGAGTTTAAAATCGAGGACCTGACAAATGCGAAGTACGGAATAATCGGAATAATCGGAATCATTGTCCCATGGTTAGGCGGCTATGGTGCCTCAGTAGCCTTTGGGTTCAGTCATGAAAGTGCCCTTTTCATCGGGACGGCGCTTACTGCGACGTCCATCGCCATAACGGCCAACGTCCTGAAGGAGATGTGCATCTTAGACACCGAATTTGCAAAGGCGATCATCGGCACAGCGGTTATTGACGATATCCTCAGTCTTCTTGCACTTTCGATAACGGCAGATGTCGCATCAGGGACCTTCTCGATAGAGAGCCTTGCTTTTATCATCATAAAACAGGTCGGATTCCTGATTCTTATCGCCCTGATTGGCCTCCTTGTAATCTCAAAGATGATCGTCAAAATGGACCAGAGCCCGATTGCACAACGCTACCCCGAGTTTGTGTTCATATTTGCGGTGATGATCGCATTCCTCTTTGCCGCGATGTCCGAGTTTATCGGGATATCTGCTATTATCGGGGCGTTCATTGCAGGTGTTTCCTTTAACGGCATCAACCTGATACACAGCCGGGACATCGCAGAGGGTGCGGAATATCTCTATATCATATTTGCCTCAGTCTTCTTCGTATCGCTGGGCATACTGGTCGATTTAACGGCACTGACCGTTCCGGTGCTTCTTTTTATCACCGTTATTACGGTAATTGCGATTGTCACAAAAGTGGTCGGCTGTGGTATTCCTGCGCGACTGCTCGGGTATTCCAACAGAGACTCCCTTGCTATCGGGTTCGGTATGTCGCCGAGGGGGGAGGTGGCGATGATCGTCGCCCTCCTCGGTCTGAACCTCTCGCTCATCGGGCAGGATATCTATGCCTCAATCGTCGTGATGAGCATTCTGACGACGGTCATAACACCGCTTGCATTCAGAAACTGGCTCTTCAAAAAGGAGGTCGCCGCATGCAGGGCGGAGTAA
- a CDS encoding ABC transporter permease — protein sequence MDIVYTLWLRSVKRYVRSKSRIVGSLGMPVFFLLALGFGLNSVVQIPGSTGENYIQFLIPGIIAMSVLFTSVFSGIQIIWDKQFGFLKETLVAPVSRLEIMLGQTFGGATTAVIQGAFILIISLFIGLSIPSVAGFLIAFLFMTLIGICFAAFGIAIASKMEDMHGFQLIMNFVVFPIFGLSGALFPIESLPEWVVPLTLIDPLTYGVEGIRYGLLGTSAIHPLICLTALCACTVIMIVAGALLFRKASI from the coding sequence ATGGATATCGTCTATACGCTCTGGCTGCGCAGCGTCAAGCGCTACGTCCGGTCAAAGAGCAGGATTGTCGGGAGTCTGGGCATGCCGGTCTTCTTCCTTCTTGCCTTGGGATTCGGGCTGAATTCGGTCGTGCAGATACCGGGCAGCACCGGGGAGAACTACATCCAGTTTCTGATTCCCGGCATCATTGCGATGAGTGTACTCTTCACCTCGGTCTTCTCCGGCATACAGATAATCTGGGACAAACAGTTCGGGTTCCTGAAAGAGACGCTTGTGGCACCCGTCTCCCGCCTTGAGATCATGCTCGGCCAGACCTTCGGCGGCGCCACCACCGCAGTCATACAGGGGGCCTTCATTCTCATCATATCGCTCTTCATCGGCCTGAGCATCCCCTCTGTTGCAGGGTTTCTCATCGCCTTTCTCTTCATGACACTCATCGGCATCTGCTTTGCGGCATTCGGTATTGCCATTGCGTCAAAGATGGAGGACATGCACGGCTTCCAGCTGATCATGAACTTTGTGGTCTTCCCGATATTCGGGCTATCCGGCGCACTCTTCCCCATTGAAAGCCTGCCGGAATGGGTGGTGCCCCTGACGCTCATCGACCCCCTCACCTATGGCGTGGAGGGCATCCGCTACGGTCTTCTGGGCACATCTGCCATCCATCCCCTGATCTGCCTCACAGCCCTCTGTGCCTGCACGGTCATAATGATTGTCGCAGGTGCTCTGCTCTTCCGGAAGGCGTCCATCTGA
- a CDS encoding PAS domain S-box protein: MYVDDEEALLNATQLYFQREGGLSIDTAGSADEGFQKLEASKYDAIISDFEMPDMNGIEFLSALRTSGDDTPFIIFTGRGREDVVIDAFNAGADYYLQKGGHPKAQFAELFNTIRKAIDNKKAKDIIERKNAEIEAANRELINRSEELRHNLDALTISRNQLQESERRARSILDSSPSTIVLLDRNGVVLDSNEGYPARFGKTRAEILGTSVWSLFPKDISEIQKERLEQVFSTGKSLTAELVWQGVWDYSCDPMLNADGVVQSVTVHATDITQRREMEDEIRTSETLYRTVVEDQTEFVCRFLPDGTHVFTNDAYCRYFNKPRQEFIQAKFRPDIPKEDLVRITEMLQSLTINHPVATIEHRIVMPDGTIRWQQWSDRAIFDENGSVMEYQSVGRDVTEIKHAENAILEANNKLNLLSSITRHDILNQLTALLMLEEFLKEDITEEQPSAYVDAIIDVTNKIEEQIQFTRDYQDLGQIKPAWQSLRKVAGLAFMQSHACNIRTDIDVEDVFVYADHMLEKVFLNLYDNAVRHGKKITQIQVSFRNEGSTGIITVADDGIGVPTDMKERIFDRYTGSNTGLGLFLVSEILAITEITIRENGVPGKGSSFEILVPEGKWRRDSESVPDLQSGNTDPPVCPR, encoded by the coding sequence TTGTATGTAGATGACGAAGAAGCGCTCTTAAATGCCACGCAGCTCTATTTTCAGCGAGAAGGAGGCTTAAGTATTGATACTGCCGGTTCTGCAGACGAGGGGTTTCAAAAACTTGAGGCATCCAAATACGACGCTATCATCTCTGACTTTGAAATGCCTGATATGAATGGCATTGAATTTCTCTCTGCCCTGCGTACCAGCGGTGATGACACCCCCTTTATTATTTTCACCGGAAGGGGTCGGGAAGATGTCGTCATTGATGCATTCAATGCCGGAGCAGATTATTATCTCCAGAAGGGGGGTCATCCAAAGGCACAGTTTGCTGAACTGTTCAATACCATCCGGAAGGCGATTGATAACAAAAAGGCAAAAGATATAATTGAGCGGAAAAATGCTGAAATCGAAGCGGCAAACCGGGAGCTCATCAACCGAAGTGAAGAACTCCGCCATAATCTTGATGCACTCACGATAAGCAGAAATCAGCTGCAGGAGAGTGAGCGGCGTGCACGCTCCATTCTGGATTCATCTCCCTCAACGATTGTCCTTCTTGACAGGAACGGTGTCGTACTCGATTCGAATGAGGGATACCCTGCCCGTTTTGGAAAGACACGTGCAGAGATTCTCGGTACATCAGTCTGGAGTCTCTTCCCGAAAGATATTTCAGAAATACAGAAAGAACGGCTCGAACAGGTATTTTCCACGGGAAAATCCCTTACAGCAGAACTCGTATGGCAGGGAGTCTGGGACTACTCCTGTGATCCCATGCTCAATGCAGACGGTGTAGTACAGAGTGTAACAGTGCATGCAACTGACATCACACAGCGCAGAGAGATGGAGGATGAAATCCGGACCAGTGAAACCCTCTACCGGACCGTGGTGGAAGACCAGACGGAATTTGTCTGCCGGTTTCTGCCGGACGGCACACACGTATTTACGAATGATGCCTACTGCCGCTATTTTAATAAACCGCGTCAGGAATTCATACAGGCGAAATTCAGGCCGGATATCCCGAAAGAGGATCTGGTGCGTATCACAGAGATGCTGCAATCTCTTACCATAAACCATCCCGTTGCAACCATCGAACACAGAATTGTGATGCCGGATGGCACCATCCGGTGGCAGCAATGGAGTGACCGTGCCATCTTTGATGAGAACGGCAGCGTAATGGAATATCAGTCGGTGGGCAGGGACGTCACAGAGATAAAACATGCAGAAAATGCCATATTAGAGGCAAACAACAAACTCAATCTGCTTTCTTCTATTACCCGGCATGACATCCTCAATCAGCTGACCGCCCTTCTGATGCTGGAGGAGTTCCTGAAAGAAGACATTACCGAAGAGCAGCCATCTGCCTATGTCGATGCCATTATAGATGTCACCAATAAAATCGAGGAACAGATACAGTTTACCCGCGATTATCAGGATCTGGGACAGATCAAACCAGCGTGGCAGAGTCTTCGGAAGGTTGCCGGTCTGGCATTTATGCAGTCTCATGCGTGCAATATCAGGACAGACATTGATGTGGAGGACGTCTTTGTATATGCAGACCATATGCTCGAGAAGGTATTCCTGAATCTTTATGACAATGCCGTCCGCCACGGGAAGAAAATCACTCAGATCCAGGTTTCATTCCGAAACGAGGGCTCCACCGGCATCATTACCGTCGCAGATGATGGGATCGGGGTCCCCACCGATATGAAAGAGAGGATATTTGATCGGTATACCGGCTCCAATACCGGGCTGGGGCTCTTTCTGGTTTCAGAGATTCTTGCTATAACAGAGATCACGATACGGGAAAACGGAGTGCCCGGGAAAGGGTCCTCATTCGAGATTTTGGTACCGGAAGGAAAGTGGAGACGTGACTCAGAATCTGTTCCTGACCTGCAATCAGGAAATACTGATCCACCGGTCTGCCCGCGATAG
- a CDS encoding NADP-dependent malic enzyme → MCLAGEKESGEDIYREALELHREHRGKIETRVKVPLSTRNDLSRAYSPGVAAVCRGIRTYPMSAYRLTMKGNAIAIVTDGSAVLGLGNIGGLAAVPVMEGKAAIFREFAGIDAYPVCFDTYFPGITDAIRHIAPAFGGINLEDIAAPHCFQIEDDLQDIGIPVMHDDQHGTAITVLAALINACRVTGKEFADLRIVISGAGAAGYAIARILRCIGYSADLCDMVGDIIVCDRQGIIHRKRAGLYRNKYKFILASDTNRAGMTGTLADAVEGADVFIGVSAPALLTEAMIQTMNDNPIVFAMANPVPEIWPEAARQGGARIVGTGRSDYPNQINNALAFPGVFRGALDASATGISDEMKVAAAEALARYHTHPTEEDLMPSVLDRGLVQAVAAAVREAAFASGCGREV, encoded by the coding sequence ATGTGTCTGGCTGGTGAGAAGGAGAGTGGGGAGGATATCTATCGTGAGGCGCTTGAACTGCACAGAGAGCACCGGGGGAAGATTGAGACACGGGTGAAGGTGCCGCTTTCAACCAGAAACGATCTCTCCCGGGCGTATTCACCGGGTGTAGCGGCGGTCTGCCGGGGAATCCGGACATATCCGATGTCAGCATACCGTCTGACGATGAAGGGCAATGCCATTGCGATTGTCACCGACGGGTCGGCGGTGCTTGGACTGGGCAATATCGGCGGCCTTGCGGCAGTGCCGGTGATGGAGGGGAAAGCTGCGATCTTCAGAGAATTTGCAGGGATCGATGCATATCCTGTCTGTTTTGATACGTATTTCCCCGGCATCACCGATGCGATACGCCATATCGCCCCGGCATTCGGGGGCATTAATCTGGAGGACATTGCCGCACCGCACTGCTTCCAGATTGAGGATGATCTGCAGGATATTGGCATTCCGGTGATGCACGATGACCAGCACGGGACGGCGATAACGGTGCTTGCGGCTCTCATTAACGCCTGCCGGGTGACCGGAAAGGAGTTTGCAGACCTCAGGATCGTGATCTCCGGTGCCGGTGCCGCCGGGTATGCCATCGCCCGGATCCTCCGGTGCATTGGCTACAGCGCCGATCTCTGTGACATGGTCGGTGACATCATTGTCTGTGACCGGCAGGGAATAATTCACCGGAAGCGGGCCGGGCTGTACAGGAACAAATACAAGTTCATTCTTGCCAGTGACACCAACCGGGCGGGGATGACGGGCACCTTAGCAGATGCCGTTGAGGGTGCAGATGTATTCATCGGTGTGTCAGCCCCTGCACTCCTGACAGAAGCGATGATACAAACCATGAATGACAACCCAATCGTCTTTGCGATGGCAAATCCGGTCCCTGAGATTTGGCCGGAGGCGGCCCGGCAGGGAGGAGCCCGCATCGTCGGGACCGGCAGAAGCGATTATCCGAACCAGATCAATAATGCACTGGCCTTCCCCGGTGTCTTCCGCGGTGCCCTCGATGCCAGTGCGACAGGCATCTCAGACGAGATGAAGGTGGCGGCAGCTGAAGCACTAGCCCGGTATCATACACATCCGACAGAGGAGGATCTGATGCCCTCCGTTCTTGACCGTGGTCTGGTGCAGGCGGTGGCGGCTGCGGTGCGGGAGGCGGCGTTTGCGAGTGGGTGCGGGAGGGAGGTGTGA
- a CDS encoding bifunctional UDP-sugar hydrolase/5'-nucleotidase, whose protein sequence is MQRSSVIRYIQVIILAVVVIAIILLSVLSTGIGGGIGFFGTDAGQKNNSPDSPFSGTIRILTTPDIHSHLGAMSDTDTGTRIGRVSALADRLGEENDTTLYLFAGDLGEGSFYHMYTGIPEVTAYSMAGVDAAVPGNHAFDFSTGFFEEWATNASYPVICANLDFTDATFNDTVKDYIILDAGGVQVGVFGIITPQLEKIVILDDDVILHENTVEIGNAAVKSLKDEGADIIIALTHQDRDEDTLLARSVPGIDLIIGGHDHLVWNETVFSGDGSETLIVHAGKYGEEMDTVDITLENGVVTGTTLQRYEITEALPDDASVTSFVAPYYDRYTESLSKGIGYSTVSLDVQKQTLRTGETNAGDFITDAVRENIPGVDIALLNSGAIRGDCIIPAGEISYLTLNEIFPYENLIVTVQMTGSEIKETLERSASALIVTGDGCPGDERAPSGGFLQVSGIRFTINTGADSFCIDYDTDTVKSAGERIENLSVVTESGGVVPIDMEKSYTVAVNDYMAGGGDGYTNLGAIPDARKFNTEINLMDLVAGDIEKNSPISPGTDGRIMVVQ, encoded by the coding sequence ATGCAGAGATCATCGGTCATACGGTACATTCAGGTCATCATCCTTGCAGTGGTGGTGATTGCAATCATCCTCTTATCCGTCCTTTCAACCGGTATTGGCGGCGGGATAGGATTTTTCGGCACAGATGCAGGGCAAAAGAACAATTCCCCCGATTCACCCTTTTCGGGGACGATCAGAATACTAACCACACCAGATATTCACAGCCATCTCGGTGCAATGAGTGATACCGATACCGGCACACGCATCGGAAGAGTCAGTGCGCTGGCAGACAGGCTGGGTGAGGAAAACGATACCACCCTGTATCTCTTTGCAGGCGATCTCGGCGAGGGCAGCTTCTACCATATGTACACGGGAATCCCCGAGGTGACTGCCTATTCAATGGCAGGAGTTGACGCAGCCGTACCCGGAAACCATGCATTTGATTTTTCAACCGGATTCTTTGAGGAATGGGCCACGAATGCGTCCTACCCAGTCATCTGTGCCAATCTTGATTTCACGGACGCCACGTTCAACGATACGGTGAAGGATTACATCATTCTTGACGCCGGCGGGGTACAGGTGGGAGTATTCGGCATTATAACCCCCCAGCTTGAAAAAATCGTTATCCTTGATGATGATGTCATACTGCATGAAAACACGGTTGAAATCGGAAATGCAGCGGTGAAATCCCTCAAGGATGAGGGAGCCGACATCATTATCGCCCTCACTCATCAGGACAGGGATGAGGATACCCTCCTTGCCAGATCCGTTCCGGGCATTGACCTGATCATCGGGGGCCATGACCATCTCGTCTGGAACGAGACGGTATTTTCCGGTGACGGCAGCGAGACGCTCATCGTCCATGCTGGAAAATACGGCGAGGAGATGGACACTGTCGATATAACCCTTGAAAACGGCGTCGTTACCGGAACAACACTTCAGCGGTATGAGATCACGGAGGCACTGCCGGATGATGCGTCCGTCACCTCGTTTGTGGCACCGTATTACGATAGATATACCGAGAGCCTGTCCAAAGGCATCGGGTATTCGACGGTCTCCCTTGATGTTCAGAAACAGACACTGCGAACAGGGGAGACAAATGCCGGAGATTTCATCACGGATGCCGTCCGTGAAAACATCCCCGGCGTTGACATTGCGCTCCTCAATTCAGGGGCGATACGAGGCGACTGTATCATTCCGGCCGGGGAGATATCGTACCTTACCCTGAATGAGATATTCCCGTACGAAAATCTTATTGTAACGGTGCAGATGACCGGGAGTGAGATAAAAGAGACGCTTGAGCGGTCCGCATCCGCACTTATCGTCACCGGCGACGGATGCCCCGGGGATGAACGGGCGCCATCGGGAGGATTTTTGCAGGTGTCAGGCATACGGTTTACCATCAATACCGGGGCGGATTCCTTCTGCATTGACTATGACACGGACACGGTGAAATCTGCGGGAGAGAGGATCGAAAACCTCTCGGTTGTGACGGAGTCCGGGGGCGTGGTGCCGATTGATATGGAGAAGAGCTACACGGTTGCAGTGAACGATTACATGGCCGGCGGAGGGGACGGGTACACAAACCTTGGTGCCATTCCGGATGCGAGGAAATTTAACACCGAGATTAACCTGATGGATCTTGTTGCGGGTGATATTGAGAAGAATTCTCCAATATCACCGGGGACGGATGGCAGGATTATGGTTGTGCAGTGA
- a CDS encoding acetyl ornithine aminotransferase family protein codes for MKPLIATVPPGPKAQAILRRDAGVISQSMVREYPLVVDRAEGMNLWDVDGNRYLDFSAGIAVMNLGWNHPDVVQAVTDQVRKLSHGAFLDYCSETPVRFAEKLVSMLPGDLNRVYLSNSGAETIEAALKLARHHTKRKYFIAFYGGFHGRTYGALSLTASRVIQRKYFGPFLPVIHVPYPNPYRPFGFKTETCDVDVIQYLEEEVFPMEVSPEEVAAIIVEPIQGEGGYVVPPRTFLKRLREVCDKYGILLIVDEVQSGCFRTGTFLASEQFGIVPDIVCLSKALGGGFPLGVTVASEDVMNWPPGSHASTFGGNNAACAAALATLTVMDRPGFGEHVTDMGEYLIGKLRALQKRHEVIGDVRGMGLMVGAELVRNRTTKEPAKEERTRVLNESFRRGLTMLPAGVSVIRFCPPLVIEKRHIDTGMEILDHSLELLQPAIVV; via the coding sequence ATGAAACCACTCATAGCAACCGTGCCCCCCGGCCCGAAGGCACAGGCCATTCTCCGCCGGGATGCAGGGGTCATCTCGCAGTCGATGGTGCGGGAATATCCGCTGGTCGTTGACCGGGCGGAGGGCATGAACCTCTGGGATGTGGACGGCAACCGCTACCTGGACTTCTCTGCAGGCATTGCCGTGATGAATCTCGGGTGGAACCACCCGGACGTCGTGCAGGCGGTCACCGACCAGGTGCGGAAGCTCTCCCATGGTGCATTTCTGGACTACTGCTCGGAAACACCCGTCCGGTTTGCGGAAAAACTCGTTTCCATGCTTCCGGGTGACCTGAACCGTGTATATCTCTCAAATTCCGGGGCCGAGACTATCGAGGCCGCCCTGAAACTGGCCCGCCATCACACCAAACGGAAATATTTCATCGCGTTTTACGGCGGATTTCATGGCCGGACCTACGGTGCGCTGAGCCTGACCGCATCCCGTGTCATCCAGCGCAAATATTTCGGCCCGTTTCTGCCGGTTATTCATGTACCCTATCCGAACCCCTACCGCCCGTTCGGATTTAAAACAGAGACCTGTGATGTGGATGTCATCCAGTACCTCGAAGAAGAGGTATTCCCGATGGAGGTCTCACCTGAAGAGGTGGCGGCGATTATCGTTGAACCCATTCAGGGCGAAGGGGGATATGTGGTGCCGCCCCGGACGTTTTTAAAACGCCTGCGTGAGGTCTGTGACAAATACGGCATTCTCCTCATCGTCGATGAGGTGCAGTCCGGATGTTTCCGGACCGGCACCTTCCTTGCCTCTGAACAGTTTGGCATCGTCCCTGACATTGTCTGCCTCTCAAAAGCCCTTGGCGGCGGGTTCCCGCTGGGTGTGACGGTAGCCTCAGAAGACGTGATGAACTGGCCGCCCGGCTCGCATGCGAGCACCTTTGGCGGGAATAATGCCGCCTGTGCGGCAGCCCTTGCCACGCTCACCGTCATGGACCGGCCCGGGTTTGGTGAGCATGTCACGGATATGGGGGAATACCTGATCGGGAAGCTGCGTGCCCTGCAGAAACGGCATGAGGTTATCGGCGATGTGCGGGGAATGGGCCTGATGGTCGGTGCAGAACTGGTCCGTAACCGGACGACAAAGGAGCCGGCAAAAGAGGAACGCACCCGTGTGTTGAATGAGTCTTTCAGGCGTGGGCTCACGATGCTGCCTGCGGGAGTTTCGGTTATCCGGTTCTGTCCGCCGCTGGTGATTGAAAAACGGCATATTGATACCGGGATGGAAATTCTGGATCACTCGCTTGAACTGCTGCAGCCTGCGATTGTTGTCTGA
- the putP gene encoding sodium/proline symporter PutP, with amino-acid sequence MYELNVFRIPYYPGPDISAVGCIGLGGTMEINNIEIIAAFVVYLSVMVTIGFLYYKKTTTVSDYILGGRGLNRYVTALSAEASDMSGWLLIGLPGLAYLTGMSAAWVALGLIIGTFLNWKFVAKRLRIYTQCANDSLTLPDFFRNRFEDKSDIIGGISAVFILIFFLIYTSAQFVAGGKLFNTVFGIDYTTALLLGSAIVVLYTFTGGFKAVCLTDFIQGCLMFFALLIVPIAALAILGGPGVVVSGIGDINPALLNPFLDPEGNPLTIIAIASMLAWGLGYFGQPHILVRFMAIEKAEQVREARTVAMVWVIVSLCAAVAIGIIGRVFLSQPLIGADSETVFMVMTGDVLFPFLAGIVFCGILAAIMSTASSQLLVSASAVSQDLYTSFFKQKATDRELIWISRISVLIVAVFAILLGLDPESFVFNIVSYAWAGFGATFGPLLLMALFWKRTTRQGALAGIVVGGLTVLLWKQVGLFGIYEIIPGFILSLLAIYVVSKMTPPPADSITQVFDETERIAKEFRN; translated from the coding sequence ATGTATGAGCTGAATGTCTTCCGTATCCCATATTATCCCGGACCGGATATTTCAGCAGTCGGATGTATTGGTTTAGGTGGTACTATGGAAATAAACAATATCGAAATTATCGCTGCATTTGTTGTCTATCTCAGCGTAATGGTCACAATCGGATTTTTGTATTATAAGAAGACGACAACGGTGAGCGATTATATTCTCGGTGGGCGAGGACTCAACCGGTATGTAACGGCCCTGAGTGCCGAGGCATCGGATATGAGCGGGTGGCTCCTGATTGGGCTGCCAGGGCTTGCATACCTGACCGGGATGTCAGCCGCATGGGTGGCACTCGGTCTGATTATCGGAACATTCCTGAACTGGAAGTTTGTTGCAAAGCGGTTGAGGATTTATACCCAGTGTGCAAATGACTCGCTGACACTCCCCGATTTTTTCAGAAACCGTTTTGAGGATAAATCGGATATTATCGGCGGCATATCTGCGGTTTTTATCCTGATCTTCTTCCTCATCTACACATCTGCCCAGTTTGTGGCAGGCGGCAAACTCTTCAACACGGTTTTTGGTATTGACTATACAACCGCACTTCTCCTGGGATCGGCGATTGTCGTTTTATATACCTTTACCGGCGGTTTCAAGGCGGTCTGCCTGACTGATTTTATTCAGGGGTGCCTGATGTTCTTTGCACTGCTGATTGTGCCGATTGCCGCACTGGCGATTCTTGGCGGGCCCGGTGTTGTTGTTTCAGGTATTGGCGATATTAACCCGGCGCTCCTCAATCCGTTCCTTGACCCTGAAGGAAATCCCCTGACAATCATTGCGATTGCCTCGATGCTTGCCTGGGGACTGGGCTATTTCGGCCAGCCCCATATTCTCGTGCGGTTTATGGCAATCGAGAAGGCAGAACAGGTGCGTGAGGCGCGAACCGTTGCAATGGTATGGGTTATCGTCTCCCTGTGTGCCGCTGTTGCAATCGGCATCATCGGGCGGGTGTTTTTGAGCCAGCCTCTCATCGGTGCCGACTCAGAAACTGTTTTCATGGTGATGACCGGAGATGTGCTGTTCCCGTTCCTCGCAGGCATTGTCTTCTGCGGTATCCTTGCAGCAATCATGAGTACCGCGTCATCCCAGCTTCTCGTCAGTGCATCTGCTGTCTCACAGGACCTCTACACCTCCTTTTTCAAACAGAAGGCGACCGACCGTGAACTGATATGGATCAGCCGTATCTCCGTTCTTATTGTGGCAGTCTTTGCGATTCTTCTCGGACTTGACCCGGAGAGCTTTGTCTTTAACATCGTCTCCTATGCCTGGGCAGGGTTCGGGGCAACGTTTGGCCCGCTTCTTTTAATGGCCCTCTTCTGGAAGAGAACTACACGGCAGGGAGCTCTTGCAGGCATTGTTGTCGGTGGACTGACGGTTCTTCTCTGGAAACAGGTGGGGCTCTTTGGCATCTATGAAATTATTCCTGGGTTCATTCTCTCCCTTCTTGCCATCTATGTGGTCAGCAAAATGACTCCGCCGCCGGCTGATTCAATCACTCAGGTGTTTGATGAGACAGAACGGATAGCGAAAGAGTTTAGGAACTAA
- a CDS encoding nitroreductase family protein has product MSNITVSQDDCTKCGVCVKVCPVSIISMKENKLPMIAKDLEDKCVRCGHCEIFCLFNALETNFEGEYPLSMNERAPDIKPDQLARFVQTRRSIRHYRKKPLKRALIEQMLDVIRYSPTAANSQRVKWIVVHDPEKVQKIAEHTVEWMKTEVEKRPNHPYSLQYNGIIRRWGLGEDAVCHSAPHLLIAMIPEGSTWTKADPIIALSYFELVAKGYGIASCWNGFLKIAMEEFPPMREELEIPEGYIPSYALTFG; this is encoded by the coding sequence ATGAGTAACATCACTGTCAGCCAGGATGACTGCACGAAATGCGGAGTGTGCGTAAAAGTCTGTCCGGTGTCAATCATCTCAATGAAAGAGAATAAACTGCCGATGATTGCAAAAGACCTCGAAGACAAGTGCGTCAGATGCGGACACTGCGAGATATTCTGCCTGTTTAATGCACTGGAAACAAACTTCGAAGGTGAATATCCGTTATCCATGAATGAACGGGCTCCCGACATCAAACCGGACCAGCTCGCAAGATTTGTTCAGACCCGCAGGTCAATCCGCCATTACCGGAAAAAACCGCTTAAACGGGCACTTATTGAACAGATGCTGGATGTCATCCGCTACAGCCCGACTGCAGCAAACAGCCAGCGGGTGAAATGGATTGTCGTCCATGACCCGGAGAAGGTGCAAAAGATTGCAGAGCACACCGTAGAATGGATGAAGACCGAGGTGGAGAAGAGGCCAAACCATCCCTACTCTCTCCAGTACAACGGCATCATCCGGCGATGGGGGCTGGGAGAAGACGCTGTCTGTCATAGCGCACCCCACCTCCTTATCGCCATGATACCCGAAGGGAGCACCTGGACAAAGGCAGACCCAATCATTGCACTTTCCTACTTTGAACTGGTCGCAAAGGGATATGGCATCGCATCCTGCTGGAATGGATTTTTGAAGATCGCGATGGAGGAGTTCCCCCCTATGCGGGAAGAACTGGAGATTCCGGAAGGCTACATCCCCTCATATGCCCTCACCTTCGGGTAG